GGCGCCTTCGCGTCCGACTCGACGACGGCGAGCGGCTTCACGGCGTGCGTCCGGCGATCGACGTGACGATGCGGACCGCCGCCGAGCGGGTCGACGACCCGCTCTGTGGCGTCGTGTTGACCGGGATGGGACGGGACGGGGCGGACGGAATCGAAGCGATCCACGCCGCGGGCGGACGAACCATCGCACAGGACGAAGCGACGAGTCCGGTCTTTGGCATCCCCTGTCAGGCGATTCAAACGGGCTGTGTCGACGACATCGCGCCCGCCCCCGAACTCGTTGCGGCGATCGTCGACGCGTTCGATACGGACGGTGAGACCGATGACTGACTATCTAACCGACTTCGTTCAGGAGAGCGAAGAACGAATTACGGAACTGAACAACGCGTTGCTCACGCTCGAGCGCGACCCGACCGACGACGAGGCGATGGAGAACATCTTCCGGGTCGCACACACGCTCAAGGGCAACTGTGGCGCGATGGGACTCGAGCCGGCGAGCGATCTCGCCCACGCGATCGAGGATCTGCTCGACGCCGTCCGGCAGGGCGGCCTCGAGGTGACGCCCGAACTGATGGACGTCGTCTTCGACGCGGTCGACGAACTCGAGACGATGATCGACGAGGTCGCGGCCGGCGGCGAGATCGAGACCGATCCGTCGGCGACGATCGCGGCCCTTCGAGACCAGCTCGAGGCCGCCGACGGGCTCGCCGCGATCGCGACGCCATCGACCGACGAGATCGACGCCGTCGCCGAGCGGTTCGATCCGCCGGCCGACGACGAACACCACGCCTACCTGGTGCGGCTCGCGATCGCCGAGCGGGACGGCGTCAACAGCGGCAAGCTCGTCGTCGACGCGTTGATCGACGCGTTCGATCTGATCGGAACCCAGCCGCCACGAGACGAGATCGAGGCCGGCGAGTACGACGGCACGTTCGACGCCGTCTTCGGCAGCGCGGTCGGGAGATCCGCGATCACGTCCGGCCTCGAGCCGGTCGAGGAGGTCGCCGACTTCGAACTCGTCGACATCAGCGACCGGTTCGACGCCCGTTCCGACGACTCGGACGCGGCCGCCGAACCGGGTGAGGGGATCTCCACGGAAGACGCCGCGGATCTCGAGGTCGACGACCTGCTCGACGAGTTCGACGAGTTCGACAACTTAGACGAGATGGTCGAGGACGTCGACGACGACGAACTCGAGGCCTTCGAGGAGATGGGCGAGGCCGGCTCGTTCGACGATCTCCTCGACGACGACGACCTCGAGGTCGACGGCGAACTCGGGGAGCCGGCGGTCGATCCGATCGAGGACGACGCGACGGCCGACGACGCGAGCGAGCAGGCGGCCGACGATGCGTCGGCCGACGCCGAAGCGGACGACGTCGACGACGCCAACGCCGTCTTCAACGAACTCAAAGACGAGGTCGAGATGGTCGGCTTCGACGAGCTGCAGGACGAACTCGAGGAACTCGAGTTCGACGAGTTCGACAGCGACGACGAGGTCGATATGGACGAACTCCTCGGCGAGGACGCCGACGCCGACGACGCGTTCCTCGCGGGGCCGGAACCGACCGAGGACGACGTCGACGACCTTCTGGTCGACGCCGGCGACGATGACGAGAACGAGGACGAATCGGCGACCGACGCCGTAACGGACGACGAACTCGACGAGTTGCTGGCCGGCGACGAAGAAGCGCCCGCCGATGCAGCGACCGACGAGGGGGTCGACGACCTGCTTGCTGGCGGCGACGACGACCCCGCCGACGCGGCGACGGACGACGACCTCGAGGACCTGTTCGCAGGCGACGAGGAAGCGTCCGCTGGCGCAGCGACGGACGATGAGTTCGACGATCTGTTCGCGGACGACGAGGACGCCGTTGACAAGCCGACGGACGACGCCGATATCGAAGCGGTCGCCGAAACGGATCCGTCCGCAAAAGCGGAGTCGGCGGCTGAATCAGCGTCCGCCGCCGAAACAGAGCCGACCACCGACTCGGCGTCAACCGCGGTCGATACGGAGGCGCAAACCGACGCGGCCGACGACGATCTCGAGTCCGCGACGGTTGCGGAAAGCGATCCCGACCGCGAGGACGACCCCGCGGTCGACGATCCGTCGACGCTACCGGAGTCGGACGACGCGATCGAAGCGACGCCGGAACCGGGAGACGGCGGCGACGCGCTCGAGGACGAGTCAGACGCCGAGTCGACCGATCTCGAGACGCCCGATACCGCCGTCGAGACCGACGGTACGGACGACGAATCCGTCGAGGCGGACTTCGAACCCGAGGAGGCGACCGACGAACGCGACGAGACGTTCGGCGACGACGCCGTCACGGCCGACTCCGCCGGCGACGGACAGACCGCGGACGACGCCGAGGGCGAGTTCGCCGACGATCTCGAGACGAGCTTCGAGGACGAGTTCGAGTCGCCGGCGTCGGCCGACGACTCGAGCGACGACCCGTTCGCCGCTGACGATGACGAAGACGATCCGTTCGCGGACGACGACCCGTTTGCGGACGAGGACGATCCGTTCGCGGACGACGCGGCGGACGATGCCTTCGGCGAAGGCGACGCGTTCGCGGCGGACGATCCCTTTGCCGACGAGTCGTTCGACACCGAGTTCGAGTCGCCGGACGACGAGTTCGACGACGTGACCGCCGCGACCGACGCCGACGCGGGGTCAGTCGACGAGGTCGTCGACGGCTTCGACGATTCGTTCGGTGACGAGGACGGCGAGGCGGCGACCGACTCGAGTGCGGAAACGCCGTCGTTCGACGACGCCGGGGCCGACGACGGCGACGAATCGGCAGCGGAGGTCGTCCACCGGATCGAGGAACCGACCTTCGAGAACCCCGGGCTGACGGTTCAGGAGTCGACGGACCGACCGGACGCCGACGAGCAAACCGACGAGATCCAGTCGGTCAGGGTCGACATCGACCAGATCGACTCGCTGCTGACCCTCGTCGAGGGGCTGGTCACGAGCCGCGTTCGGCTCCGCCACACCGCGACCGAAAGCGAGGCGACCGACGCGCTCGAGACGGAACTCGACGACCTGGAGGACCTGACGACGGACCTCCAGGAGACGGTGATGGACATCCGACTGGTCCCCTTGCAGACGGTCGCGAGCCGACTGCCGCGGGTCGTCCGCGACATCGCGCGCGATCAGGACAAGGAGGTCGCCTTCGAGATGACCGGCGAGGACGTCGAGCTCGACCGCAGTATCCTAGACCGGATCGGCGACCCGCTGATCCACCTGGTTCGCAACGCCGTCGACCACGGCATCGAACCGCCCGAGGAGCGCGAAGCGGCCGACAAACCGCGCGAGGGATCCGTCGAGGTCCACGCCGACCGGTCTCGAGACCGGGTGCGGATCACCGTCGAGGACGACGGGAGCGGCCTCGATCCGGACCGGCTTCGCGACGAAGCCGTCGAGGCCGGCGTCCGCTCCGAGGACGAGGTCACGAACATGTCCGACGACGAGGCGTACGACCTCATCTTCCACCCCGGGCTCTCGACGGCGGACGAGGTGACCGACGTCAGCGGCCGCGGCGTCGGCATGGACGTCGTCAAGCGGACGATCGAAGACCTCGACGGCACGGTCGCGATCGACAGCGAGGCCGGCGAGGGGACGACCGTGACGATGACGCTCCCGGTGTCGGTCGCCATCGACGACATCCTGTTCATCGAGTGCGGCGGCGAGGAGTTCGGGGTGCCGACGAAGGCCGTCCAAGACATCGAATCGGCCGCCACCCTCGAGACCGTCGACGGACGGCGGGTCCTCACCGACGGCGACGACACCTACTCCGTCATCGAACTCGACGACGTCCTCGAGACGCCGCGAGCGAGCGCCAACGGCGACGGGATGGTCGTGCGGATCCGCGACGACGTCCGGTCGGTCGCCCTTCACTGTGACCACGTGTACGGCCAACAGGAAGTCGTCGTCAAGCCCTTCGAAGGCTTCATGAGCGATATTCCTGGACTCAGCGGAGCGACGGTGCGAGGACGGGGGGAAGTGGTCAACATACTAGACGTGACAACACTATGACAACGAACGACTACCCACACCCACGGAGGAACCCATGACGCTAATGGTCGATATTCGAAAGCTGAGTTTCATCAACGAAATGGCGAAGGTCGGGACGAACGGCGTCGCCGACAACATGAGCAAGCTCACCGGCGAGGACGCCCAGATGGAGGTGACGAAGACGAACTTCATCGACGTCGACGACATCGAGTCCCAGCTGGACTCGGGCAAGCGAGTCGGCGTCCGCGTCCGGCTGCTCGATCCGCCCCACGGCCACATCCTCATCCTCTTCCCCGAGGCCAGCGCCAAGAAGATCACGGCGATCATGCTCCGGGACGTCGTCGACGACATGTCGGACGTCTCGGGCAAGATGGCCAGAAGCGCCGTCGAGGAGATGGGCAACATGATGGCGAGCGGCTTCATCGACGGCTGGGCCGACGTGCTCGGGCGCGCGATCGACATCGCCGCGCCACAGCTCGTCTACGCACCGACGGGCGATATCGTCACCCGAACCGCCGGGCTCGGCGGCGACGATCTCGCGCTGTTCTTCGACTCGGATCTGACCGTTCCGAGCTACCAGATCGAAGCCGAAATCTACGCCTTCCCCGACTTGGAGGAGTTCGTCGAGATGGTCAACGGCATCGAAGTCCAGCACGCATGAAACTCGACGTCAACGCACTCGGAACCTTCTACCGAATGGCCCGAGAGGGCGCCGGACTGGCCGCGGGGCGGCTGACCCACATGACCGGGGTCGAAACGCAGGTCGGCGTCACGAAACTCAACTTCATGCGCGGCCGCGAGATCCAGCGGGATTTCGAGGATTCGACGGCGAAAGTCGGCGTGCGAGTCAAGCTCACCGGCGCCATCGAGGGCTACTCGATGATCGTCTTCGAACGCGAGAACGCGTTCCGGATCGTCGAGACGCTGCTCGCCGAATCGGACGAGGTCGAAATCGACGTCGACGGCGAGTTCGACGAAATGACGCGCAGCGCCGCGACAGAGGTGGGTCACATCATGAACAGCGGCTTCATCGACGGCTGGGCCGACGTCCTAGAGACCGTCATCGACGTCTCGACGCCCGAGTTCGTCCAGGGGGCGACCGCGGAACCCTTCTTCGGGGACATCAACGAGGCGCCCGACGACGACGACCTCGCCTTGCTCTTCCAGAGCCGGATCGAGACCGTCGGCACCGAAGTCGGCTTCAGCCACTACCTCTTCCCGAAGCGGGAGTCGATGTCCGCGCTGCTCGACCGCCTGCGGACCAGCGGCGGCATCGAGTACGACAAACTCGACGGCTTCGACCGCATGGCCGAGCGCGGCGCCGAGGAGGTCGCGAAGACGGCGACGACGCTGACCGGCATCGACACCAGCGTCGAGATCCGGCGGCTGAACTTCGTCTCGCTCGAGGCGATCCCCGAACAGGTGGCCGACCAGAAACTCGTCGGCGTCGCCTTCGAGTTCGACGGCATGCCCAGCGGTTATCTGCTCTTCCTGTTCGACGAGGAGTCGGCCCACGAGATCGTCGACGCGATGGTTCCGATGGAGGTCGACGAGGACGGGTTCGGCGAGATGGGGACCAGCGCGATCAAGGAACTGGGCAACATCATGGCCAGCGGCTTCCTCGACGGCTGGGCGAACGTCCTCGACACGACGATCGACCACTCGACGCCGGAGTTCATCCACGACATGGGCGCCGCCGCCGTCGACCCCGTGATCATCCAGCTCGGGGAGAACCAGGAGTTCGCGTTCGTCTTCGACACGGTCGTCGTCGCCGACGGCCGGGAGTTCGACTGCGAGGTGTACGCGATCCCGGACGAAGCCGACCTCGAGCGGGCGCTGAACAACCTCGACGTCGATCGGATCGAAGAGACGCCGACGACGGCCGAGTTCCAGGAAGTCAACAACTCATGAAGACGTACGGAACCGAACCGGGCGCGCCGACGCCGGTCCAGGTCGGGATCTCCGAACTGGTCGTCAGCGACGGCGACGATACGCTCAAATCCTACGGGCTGGGCTCGTGTCTCGCGATCGCCCTCTACGACCCCGACAGCGACATCGGCGGACTGGCCCACGTTATGCTCCCCGACGGCGACACCGCCGACAACAGCGACCGAAAACCCGGCAAGTACGCCGACACCGCGATCCGGGCGCTGTTGCGACGGATGGTCGAGCAGGGAGCCAGCTACACCACCGTCGAGGCCAAGATCGCCGGCGGCAGCGACATGTTCGAATTCGAGAGCTTCGGCGACGGCGTCGGCCAGCGCAACATCGCCGCCGCCAAGGAGGAACTCGAGAAGCTCGGCGTCCCCCTGATCGCCGAGGACGTCGGCGGCGAGTACGGGCGAACCGTCGAGTTCACGCCCGGAACGGGGACGCTCCTCGTCAAAACGGCCGACGAAAGCGCCGAGAACGGACGGGTGGAGCTATGAGCGACGCGGCGTTCGACGAACTCCTCGAGTTCGTCGAGGACGAACTCGCCTTCGCGACGAGCCACTACAACGACAGCTACCTCGATCGGCGCGTCTCCTCGCGAATGCGCCGGACCCAGTCCGAGACGTACGCCACGTACCTCGAGACCCTCCGGGACGATCCCGAGGAACAGACCGCGCTGCTCGAGGCGATGAGCATCAACGTCACCGGGTTCTTCCGCAATCCCGACGTCTGGGACGGGATCCGAGAGGTCCTGCAACGGCTGACCGCGACCAACGAGACCGTCCGCGTCTGGAGCGCCGCCTGCGCCGACGGGCGGGAACCCTACTCCGTGGCGATGCTCGCCCACGACGACCCCGAGATCGACGAATCGTCGGTCTCGATTCTCGGCACCGACATCAGCGAACCCGCGCTCGAGACGGCCCGGTCGGGCGTCTACGAGGAATCCCGGACCGTCGACCTCGCCGACCAGCTCGGCTATCTCAACGACTACGACGCGTACGTCGAGCGCGACGACCGAACCTTCCGGATCGATCCCGCCGTCAAACGGAACGTCACGTTCGCGTGCCACGACCTGATCAACGACGACCCCAAGACCGGATTCGATCTGGTCATCTGCCGGAACCTGTTTATCTACATCGACAACGAGTACAAGCAGTCGATGTTGGCGACGATCGCTCAGTCGCTCCGACAACAGGGGTACCTCGTTATCGGGAAGGCCGAGACGATCCCTCCGAACCTCAAATCCGCGTTCACCGTCCGCGACGCTCGGCTTCGCATCTACCACCGAGACACGCTGGAAACGGCCTCGCTGACCGGCGAACGGACACCGTCGAAGTAGACCGCGGCCGGTAACCGCGGTACGGTTCGCAATCCGTCTCCTGTAACACACAGCGACGCTTACGTATCGGGGCCGCGAAAACGGAATCGAGATGAGTGCATTCGATCTCGACGCGTTCGTCGGTCGCTCTCGAGCGCTCGTCGAGTCCGCGCCGCCCGCGACGCGCCGGGAAACGCGTACGTGGCTCGTCGATCCCCTTCTCGAAACGCTGGGCTGGGACGTCCGCGCCGATACCTGTCTGCACGAGACGACCGTCGACGGTACCCGACTCGAGTACGTCACCGCCGTCGGCGGGGTTCCCGCGCTGTTGGTCGCCGTCGAACCCTACGGGGAGTCGCTGGACCGAGACCGCGCCGTGTCCCTCCTCGAGACGATGGCGTGGACGGGGATCGACCGCGCGATCTATACCGACGGCCGCGACTTCCTCCTGTTGGCCGGGACGACCGACGCCGATCGGCTGGCCTGTCGGCTCACCGCGTTACCCGACCACGAGTCGGCGCTCGCCCACTACACGCGCGAGACTATCGGCCAGCGACTCGAGCGCCACTCCCGGCCGTTCGTCGCCCGCCAACTCGCCGTCGCACGCGACGAGATCGTCGCGTCGATCGTCGACGAACTGACGGCCGTAACCGATCAGGGCGTCGCCTACCGCGCGGAGTTCGACTCCGCGGCCGGCCGGTTCGTCGAGCGCCTCGTCGCCGCCTTCAGCGACGACGGACAGCGACCCGTGGCCGGCGAGCTGGAGGCCGCCGACGCCGACGTGTCGTTCGAGTTCTCCGAATCCGGTTCCTCCAGCGACGAGAGCGAAGCGACTCGGGAACCGATGTCGACGGATGAGAGCCGGCCGAACAACCCTTCGACCGGCGACCCGGACTCCTCGACGGACGAGACGAGCGCGACCGAGGACTGCGAGACCGACGCCGCCGCAGACGCTGCAGACGGGGACGAGTCACAACCGAACGGGGGCGGCGCCGATGCCGCCCGCGCGAGTGCCTCGAGACCCGAACGAAGCGACGCCGACGTCGACGAGGGCGAGTACGTCGTTCGCTTCTTCAACGAGCGAGGCTCGATCGGCGCGATCGGCCACTCCAGATCCGATCGGGCGCTGGTCGCCGCCGCGGAGTACCTCTTCGAGCGGGGCCTTTCCGGACTCTCGGTCCCCTGGCGTCCCGACGACGGCGACGATACGCGAGCCGTCCTCCACGAGTCCCCGACGCATCCCGACGAGACACCGATGACCGCTCCCCGACAGCTCTCGAACGGGCTCTACCTCGAGACCGGCGGTGACGCCGAGCGACGGGCCGACCGCGTCGAAGCGCTCGCCGCTCGAGCGGGGTTTCGGGCGATGCTGACCGGCGATTGGGAGTGAAACGGACCGTCGGGGTCGACCGCTCAGTAGTCGATATCGGCTTCGACGATCGTGACGACGACGCGACCGTCGCCGTCGAAGTCACCGCAGCCGCCGTCGTCCTCGCTCCATCCCGACAGGATGTCGTCCCAGGCGGCTTCGTACGCGCCGTCGTCTTCGCGTTCGATAGTCACGTTATCGACGCCAGTATAGATCTTACTGCTGCGATCTTCGACGGTCATCGTCACGCCGAGCGCGCTGCTAGCTTGGACCGACCGGTCGTCGGCGGAGATGGCGACCAGCGAGATGATCGCCGTCTTTTGGGCCGGCTTACACCGCAGCTGCGGTTCTCGGAGGACGACGCTTCCGGTCTCGTCCCCGCGAACGAGACCGCCGCCCTCGTACGCGATCGTGCTGTCGTCCGATTCGTAGGCGAATTCGCCGAGTTCAGCGGTGACGTTGTCGCCGTAGCCGGCGAACCGCTGATCGCCGCTCTTGGTACCGATCGGGTCGCGACCGTTAATCGAGATATTGAGCGCCGTTCCGCCGCTTCCGGTCGTGCTCTGCCCGTCTCGAAGCGAGAGCTCACCGTAGCGCTGGTTGACGCCGTTCGAGCGGAGCACGTCGTTGAAGTTGTCCGTCAGCGAATCCATCGCGCGCACGGCGTTGGTCTCCTGTTCGTTCGCCTGGTAATCCATCATCGCCCCGAACGCGGTCGTGTATAGCAAGCCGACCGAGCCGAGGATGATCGCGAAGGTGAGGATGAAGGCGACGACTTCGGAGACCCCGCGGTCGTCGAGTCCCAGGCCCGCCGTCGGTGTGGATCGCCGATCCATTATCTGTCCGCCTCCGTGAGTTCGATTCGACTGCCAGAGCCATCATATACGATCTCGATCTTGCCGCTTTGAACCGTTCCCTCGAGGACGACTCCGTCGGTGATCTTCACCGGAACGTAAACCGTTACGTCGGTACTCGTGGCGTCCAACTCGAGACAGGGATTCGAACCGTCGAGCAGTGGTGCTTCCTGACACTGGTCTCCCGGTAACGCAGCGATAGTATACCCCGTACTCGCGACTGTCCGCGGCTGGTCAGAAATAAGCGAGACGGTGGACGCGTTCTCTCCGCCGGCGGCCATCCGATCGACGTTGTCGATATCGCCCGCCAGTCGGTCGCCGACGGTCTCGAGGGCGGTTTCGGTCGATCGCTCGGTCTCGGACTCGAGCATCGTGCTGCCGGCCATCAACAGCATGGCGATGAGGATCGTCGTGATACCGATCGTGAGGACGTGCGTGAGCGCGATGGACATCCCGCGGTCGGACGTGTGGTCGGGACGGCGGATCATGACGGACACTCCTCCGGAGCGACTTCCAGCGTTCGATTGTACCTCTGCTCGCTCGAATCATACGAGACGGTGACGGTCACATGACCTTCGAGCGTGCTG
This portion of the Haloterrigena gelatinilytica genome encodes:
- a CDS encoding CheR family methyltransferase, which gives rise to MSDAAFDELLEFVEDELAFATSHYNDSYLDRRVSSRMRRTQSETYATYLETLRDDPEEQTALLEAMSINVTGFFRNPDVWDGIREVLQRLTATNETVRVWSAACADGREPYSVAMLAHDDPEIDESSVSILGTDISEPALETARSGVYEESRTVDLADQLGYLNDYDAYVERDDRTFRIDPAVKRNVTFACHDLINDDPKTGFDLVICRNLFIYIDNEYKQSMLATIAQSLRQQGYLVIGKAETIPPNLKSAFTVRDARLRIYHRDTLETASLTGERTPSK
- a CDS encoding chemotaxis protein CheD, with translation MKTYGTEPGAPTPVQVGISELVVSDGDDTLKSYGLGSCLAIALYDPDSDIGGLAHVMLPDGDTADNSDRKPGKYADTAIRALLRRMVEQGASYTTVEAKIAGGSDMFEFESFGDGVGQRNIAAAKEELEKLGVPLIAEDVGGEYGRTVEFTPGTGTLLVKTADESAENGRVEL
- a CDS encoding Hpt domain-containing protein; translation: MTDYLTDFVQESEERITELNNALLTLERDPTDDEAMENIFRVAHTLKGNCGAMGLEPASDLAHAIEDLLDAVRQGGLEVTPELMDVVFDAVDELETMIDEVAAGGEIETDPSATIAALRDQLEAADGLAAIATPSTDEIDAVAERFDPPADDEHHAYLVRLAIAERDGVNSGKLVVDALIDAFDLIGTQPPRDEIEAGEYDGTFDAVFGSAVGRSAITSGLEPVEEVADFELVDISDRFDARSDDSDAAAEPGEGISTEDAADLEVDDLLDEFDEFDNLDEMVEDVDDDELEAFEEMGEAGSFDDLLDDDDLEVDGELGEPAVDPIEDDATADDASEQAADDASADAEADDVDDANAVFNELKDEVEMVGFDELQDELEELEFDEFDSDDEVDMDELLGEDADADDAFLAGPEPTEDDVDDLLVDAGDDDENEDESATDAVTDDELDELLAGDEEAPADAATDEGVDDLLAGGDDDPADAATDDDLEDLFAGDEEASAGAATDDEFDDLFADDEDAVDKPTDDADIEAVAETDPSAKAESAAESASAAETEPTTDSASTAVDTEAQTDAADDDLESATVAESDPDREDDPAVDDPSTLPESDDAIEATPEPGDGGDALEDESDAESTDLETPDTAVETDGTDDESVEADFEPEEATDERDETFGDDAVTADSAGDGQTADDAEGEFADDLETSFEDEFESPASADDSSDDPFAADDDEDDPFADDDPFADEDDPFADDAADDAFGEGDAFAADDPFADESFDTEFESPDDEFDDVTAATDADAGSVDEVVDGFDDSFGDEDGEAATDSSAETPSFDDAGADDGDESAAEVVHRIEEPTFENPGLTVQESTDRPDADEQTDEIQSVRVDIDQIDSLLTLVEGLVTSRVRLRHTATESEATDALETELDDLEDLTTDLQETVMDIRLVPLQTVASRLPRVVRDIARDQDKEVAFEMTGEDVELDRSILDRIGDPLIHLVRNAVDHGIEPPEEREAADKPREGSVEVHADRSRDRVRITVEDDGSGLDPDRLRDEAVEAGVRSEDEVTNMSDDEAYDLIFHPGLSTADEVTDVSGRGVGMDVVKRTIEDLDGTVAIDSEAGEGTTVTMTLPVSVAIDDILFIECGGEEFGVPTKAVQDIESAATLETVDGRRVLTDGDDTYSVIELDDVLETPRASANGDGMVVRIRDDVRSVALHCDHVYGQQEVVVKPFEGFMSDIPGLSGATVRGRGEVVNILDVTTL
- a CDS encoding DUF7289 family protein, which codes for MDRRSTPTAGLGLDDRGVSEVVAFILTFAIILGSVGLLYTTAFGAMMDYQANEQETNAVRAMDSLTDNFNDVLRSNGVNQRYGELSLRDGQSTTGSGGTALNISINGRDPIGTKSGDQRFAGYGDNVTAELGEFAYESDDSTIAYEGGGLVRGDETGSVVLREPQLRCKPAQKTAIISLVAISADDRSVQASSALGVTMTVEDRSSKIYTGVDNVTIEREDDGAYEAAWDDILSGWSEDDGGCGDFDGDGRVVVTIVEADIDY
- a CDS encoding DUF7266 family protein, encoding MIRRPDHTSDRGMSIALTHVLTIGITTILIAMLLMAGSTMLESETERSTETALETVGDRLAGDIDNVDRMAAGGENASTVSLISDQPRTVASTGYTIAALPGDQCQEAPLLDGSNPCLELDATSTDVTVYVPVKITDGVVLEGTVQSGKIEIVYDGSGSRIELTEADR
- a CDS encoding chemotaxis protein CheC, with amino-acid sequence MTLMVDIRKLSFINEMAKVGTNGVADNMSKLTGEDAQMEVTKTNFIDVDDIESQLDSGKRVGVRVRLLDPPHGHILILFPEASAKKITAIMLRDVVDDMSDVSGKMARSAVEEMGNMMASGFIDGWADVLGRAIDIAAPQLVYAPTGDIVTRTAGLGGDDLALFFDSDLTVPSYQIEAEIYAFPDLEEFVEMVNGIEVQHA
- a CDS encoding chemotaxis protein CheC — encoded protein: MKLDVNALGTFYRMAREGAGLAAGRLTHMTGVETQVGVTKLNFMRGREIQRDFEDSTAKVGVRVKLTGAIEGYSMIVFERENAFRIVETLLAESDEVEIDVDGEFDEMTRSAATEVGHIMNSGFIDGWADVLETVIDVSTPEFVQGATAEPFFGDINEAPDDDDLALLFQSRIETVGTEVGFSHYLFPKRESMSALLDRLRTSGGIEYDKLDGFDRMAERGAEEVAKTATTLTGIDTSVEIRRLNFVSLEAIPEQVADQKLVGVAFEFDGMPSGYLLFLFDEESAHEIVDAMVPMEVDEDGFGEMGTSAIKELGNIMASGFLDGWANVLDTTIDHSTPEFIHDMGAAAVDPVIIQLGENQEFAFVFDTVVVADGREFDCEVYAIPDEADLERALNNLDVDRIEETPTTAEFQEVNNS